The genomic interval GCCCGAACCGCCGGTGCTCAGCCCGCGGAGCCCGCGTGCCGAGGACCCGAGCCGCGGCCGCCCCGCCGGCGACGCCGCCGCTTCGCCGGTGTCGGCTTGAAGCGGGCGCTCTCGCTGCTGGGAACGGTGCTGCTGGGCGTGGCCGTGCTCTACGCCTCGGACCTGTCGCGCCTCGCCGAGCTCGCGGCGGGGCTGCGCCCGGGCTGGCTCCCGGCGCTCGCGTTGACGGCGCCGGCGCTGGCGGCGGTGTCGGTGCTGAAGTGGTGGCTGCTGCTGCGGGCCCGGCCCGGCGGCGCCGTGCCTGGCTTCACGCCGCTGCTGGGTCTCTACGCCACCGGGCAGTTCTACAACCAGGTCCTGCCGAGCAACTCCGGCGGCGACGTGGTGCGCGCCGAGATGCTGACGCGGCGGCTGCGGGTCCGGGGCGCGGGCGGCCGCTCGGCGGCTTGGGCCTCCATCACCGCCGAACGCTTCACGGGCCTCGCGGTGCTGGTGGCGATGGCCGTGCCCGCCGCGCTGTGCCCGGCCTTCTGGGCCCACCCGCTGCTGATGGTCGGGATCGCCGCGGGCACGGCCCTCTCGGTCGCGGTCATCGCCGGGGTGCTGCTGGTGCCGCCGTCGCCGCCGCCGCCCGCTGCCGGGCCGGACCGCCGGCTCCTCCGGGCCCTCGGCAAGGCGCGGGCGAAGCTCGCGGCGTTCTCCGCCGACCTCCGCTCCTACGGGCGTCACCGCCGGACGCTCGCCGCGTCGCTCGCGCTGTCGGCGGGGTTCTACGCCCTGGCGGTCGCCTCGGTGATGGTGGCGGCGGCTTGCTTCGGGCATCCGGTGGCGGTGCGCCCCGCCACGCTGGCCACCGCGGCGGTGCTGGTCGTGTCGCTGCTGCCGGTCTCGATCAACGGGCTGGGCCTCTGGGAGGCGAGCTTCCTCGCGAGCTTCGAGGCCCTGGGGCTCGGCGGCGAGCTCGGCCTCGCCGTCGCGCTGCTGCTGCGCTTCCGCGACCTGCTGTGGGCGGTGGCCGGCGCCACCGTCGCCGCCGCTTGTCGCGCGGGAACCCCCGCGACGGGCGCCTGACCCTGCGGACCGTCTGACCCCGCGGACCGTCGCGCTTCCGGGCCCGGGAAGCCCGCGGTCCGCGGGGGGGTCAAGGCCGCCGCGTCGCGTGCTCCATGAGCGCGACGGCGGCGGCGGCGACGTAGGCGGGCTCGTCCTCGTGGCCTCCGTGCCAGTTGGTCTCGAGCACCGCGGCGCCGGCGCAGCGCAGGGCCGACGCGAAGCCGGCGGCGCTCGCGACGCGGGAGGGCAGGTCGGCGTCGCCGCAGCCGGTCATCCAAGCGATGCGGTCGATGGGACCCGCGGCTGGCCGGGCTGCGGCGGCGCGGACCGCGGGCGACGCGAAGCCGGGGTGCTCGTCGGGACGATCG from Phycisphaera mikurensis NBRC 102666 carries:
- a CDS encoding lysylphosphatidylglycerol synthase transmembrane domain-containing protein; amino-acid sequence: MKRALSLLGTVLLGVAVLYASDLSRLAELAAGLRPGWLPALALTAPALAAVSVLKWWLLLRARPGGAVPGFTPLLGLYATGQFYNQVLPSNSGGDVVRAEMLTRRLRVRGAGGRSAAWASITAERFTGLAVLVAMAVPAALCPAFWAHPLLMVGIAAGTALSVAVIAGVLLVPPSPPPPAAGPDRRLLRALGKARAKLAAFSADLRSYGRHRRTLAASLALSAGFYALAVASVMVAAACFGHPVAVRPATLATAAVLVVSLLPVSINGLGLWEASFLASFEALGLGGELGLAVALLLRFRDLLWAVAGATVAAACRAGTPATGA